The following are encoded together in the Acinetobacter radioresistens DSM 6976 = NBRC 102413 = CIP 103788 genome:
- the serC gene encoding 3-phosphoserine/phosphohydroxythreonine transaminase, translating to MRAYNFCAGPAALPTAVLEKAQQELLNWQGKGVSIMEMSHRSKDYVAVAEKAEADLRKLMNIPQNYKVLFLQGGASLQFSAIPLNLLGKNNKADYISTGIWSEKAYKEAQRYGDINVIQAGTTVNGKLAISEQAHWNLSKDAAYVHYADNETIGGLQFASVPEVDAPLVSDFSSSILSAPLDVSKFGLIYAGAQKNIGPAGLTLVIIRDDLLDQAKPEIPSLLKYSAQAKDGSMVNTPSTYAWYLSGLVFEWLLEQGGVEAIHKINLEKAKLLYGYIDASDFYANPIAEANRSLMNVPFTLANPELEKLFLKEAEENHLLNLAGHRSVGGMRASIYNAVPLEGVQALVDFMDDFAKRNA from the coding sequence ATGCGCGCGTATAATTTCTGTGCTGGTCCTGCTGCATTACCTACTGCTGTTTTAGAAAAAGCTCAACAGGAACTGTTGAATTGGCAGGGTAAAGGCGTTTCCATCATGGAGATGAGCCATCGAAGTAAAGATTATGTCGCTGTTGCCGAAAAGGCAGAAGCAGACCTGCGTAAACTCATGAACATTCCTCAAAACTATAAAGTTTTATTTTTACAAGGTGGTGCCTCCCTACAGTTTTCTGCTATTCCGCTAAATCTACTGGGTAAAAATAATAAGGCCGACTATATTTCTACAGGTATCTGGTCTGAAAAAGCCTATAAAGAAGCACAGCGTTATGGCGATATTAATGTAATACAAGCTGGCACAACGGTGAATGGCAAACTGGCGATTAGTGAACAGGCTCACTGGAACCTATCTAAAGATGCAGCTTATGTGCATTATGCAGATAATGAAACTATTGGTGGATTACAGTTTGCAAGTGTTCCTGAGGTAGATGCGCCACTGGTTTCTGATTTTTCTTCAAGTATTTTATCTGCGCCGCTGGACGTTTCCAAATTTGGACTGATCTATGCGGGTGCACAGAAGAATATTGGTCCTGCTGGTCTGACTCTGGTTATTATACGTGATGACCTGCTCGATCAGGCTAAACCTGAAATTCCAAGTCTTTTGAAGTATTCAGCGCAAGCTAAAGACGGCTCTATGGTAAATACACCTTCAACCTATGCCTGGTATTTATCTGGATTGGTATTTGAGTGGCTGCTGGAGCAGGGCGGTGTAGAAGCAATTCATAAAATTAATCTGGAAAAAGCTAAACTGCTGTATGGTTATATTGATGCCAGTGATTTTTATGCGAATCCAATTGCAGAAGCAAATCGTTCACTCATGAATGTTCCGTTTACTCTGGCAAATCCGGAACTGGAAAAACTTTTCTTGAAAGAAGCTGAAGAAAACCATCTATTAAATCTGGCCGGTCACCGTTCAGTAGGTGGTATGCGTGCAAGCATTTATAATGCTGTACCATTAGAGGGTGTTCAGGCACTAGTTGATTTTATGGATGACTTTGCCAAACGCAATGCTTAA
- a CDS encoding YaiI/YqxD family protein, whose amino-acid sequence MLPFKLWIDADALPRILRDVIMRASDRYQLEVTFVANQNVGITPSVRINSIQVMGGADQADQEIVNRMQNNDIVVTQDIPLAAQVIEKGGIAIHPRGEIFTTANIKARLHLRDFMDTLRGAGVQTGGPPPISDRDKREFASSLDQTILKQKRKTAS is encoded by the coding sequence GTGCTGCCCTTTAAATTATGGATTGATGCGGATGCTCTACCGCGTATTTTACGTGATGTGATTATGCGGGCTTCAGATCGTTACCAGCTTGAAGTAACTTTTGTGGCAAACCAGAATGTCGGTATTACTCCATCAGTACGTATTAATTCGATTCAGGTCATGGGTGGGGCTGACCAAGCCGATCAGGAAATTGTCAACCGGATGCAAAATAATGACATTGTGGTAACACAAGATATTCCATTGGCCGCACAGGTCATCGAAAAGGGGGGTATCGCTATTCACCCTCGTGGAGAGATTTTCACTACAGCTAATATTAAAGCGCGGTTGCATTTACGGGACTTTATGGATACCTTGCGCGGAGCTGGGGTTCAGACAGGGGGCCCACCACCTATTTCAGACCGAGATAAACGTGAGTTTGCCAGTAGCCTGGATCAGACCATATTAAAGCAGAAGCGTAAGACAGCCTCATGA